The following nucleotide sequence is from Cicer arietinum cultivar CDC Frontier isolate Library 1 chromosome 2, Cicar.CDCFrontier_v2.0, whole genome shotgun sequence.
taGTAACAGTAGCTTTAATtctcaataattaaattatataattaatgaaataatttgataaaataaaaaaaccatgaCACGACTAGTCaaataaacaatttcaaaaataaaacacgagtaacatattatattaaatgaaaaaaattactcttttaAGAGAAGTATATTTCATTTgttaaaaagattaaattaaaataatttttttataattttaatagtaattatatttttaatattcttatttgaatatattttattttctagattatatataaaataacacaattacctttgtgataaaatcatatactttttaaatattaattatttatctttatattttttaattcagtatcaaaatctatttttgaaatttaataatatttcagtttttaatattttaaattataatttataagggTTTATGAGTAAATTATGATCTTTTGTTACTCTATTAGCTTCTAACTCGATTTGTATCCAATGTAACAATTTTaactagaaagaaaaatatatgatagAATTTAATAATCACTTTCAATATCTTTCTAGTTCATCAAAAGTTGGATTGAGATAAAATAAGATAGTTTATTTGATCATTTCTTTCTTGTCCTAATCACCAAACAGAtcctaaataacaaaatttttaAGGCAAGGAAGTAATAATTAGTAAACATGAAGAACcttgaaattaaatatttgattagtGAAGCaccaaaagaaataaaataaaggaataCAGTTCATTTTTTGAGGTATATTTATTCcacatataattaattgatttgtttCAAAAAGATTAGTAATTTCAGAGTATTTGTAACTTATTGAAAATATATAGTAGAAATTGCATTGTATAATACATATTCTTTTAAGGTTTTTTTCTTACGACAgagtgattaattttttatttcttaaattgcTCCAAAGGGAGTCTTATGTGAGCATTACTTCCCTCAGTACTCTTTTTATGAGATTCAATACATAGTAGCAAGATAGTAAAAATTGAAACTgaattaagaattaaaatttaaaatggataattaaaaactgaaaactaaaattaaaaatttaaatttaaaattggttttaatttttaaaattttcaatacataaaactaaaaatcatttcaaatgAGTTCTTATCTATTTGCATTTCTATTTTAGCTTATGTGTATGGGCAGATGAAAGGACTTATTAGTGAGAAACCCTTCTTTATGGGTCAGACACTCAAAGGCTCGTCAACATTGGACATTGAATTAGAAAAGAAGTTGATAGAGAAAAAATTGAGTGAACTCGAAGCACAAAAGGCCGATGGACATACAATCAAGATGGTTATGAAAAAGTTTGGAATTGAAAGGTGAGTTATGATAATTCTATACTGCAATAGtagacaaaattaaatattgtgtTAATTATGTGATCtcaaatttataagaaaaatagacACTActtttctttaaatataaaatagttttgaaaaaaaattgtcgCCGCGGAAGAGATTATTGAGATGAGATGCATAATAGATCGCTCTCTTTAAGAAGTTTCGTGGTATTGTATAAAACTGGGCAAGCAGACTATCAACAACGTCGACGTCCCTAGGATAAAATAACTCAGTCAAATTGTATCGGACTCCTAGTGCATTGTAGGACCCCTTTGAGAATTACCCTTTCTAATATGGCCCTAAGAGCACTCGCAAACGGATAGACTAAGATACTATGACCACTATGAGACGAAATGAATATTGGTTTTAGGATTACTCATAAAATCGAATGTACCTAGAATAAAACAACTCACTCAAATTGTATCGAACTTCTAGTAGATTGTAGGACCCCTTTGAGAATGACTCCCTCTAATATGGCACTAAGAGCACTCGCAAACCGTTAGACTATAATATTAGGACTACTATGAGACTAAATGAGCATTGATTTTAGGACTACTCATAAAATCAAAGAGTGACTCGAAAGTGCGTCGAGTTGAAAAAAGTGAAGAAATAAAATTGGAAACTACATCCAACTTTGGCGTTGACGCATCAGGTGTAGTGGTGAAATGATATTCGTCTACCTCATCACAAAACTGCGTAATCTTTGGGACACACCCCAACAATTCAACTTCCTCCATATATACACTAAGATTGTGTATAATATATGCTATGTGAGATTCTaactttttttcaattcacacattaacATTATATGTTTcaacacaaatatatatatatatatatatatatatatatatatatatatttactatgTCATTTTAATggtaaaaacttaaaattatcaCTTGAAGTGATAAAATTCAAATCATGTATATGAGATagatataaaatgattattattatcaccattattaatagtatatttctattttgtgaCACAAATATTACTTAGTTATACTCAcattttcttctatttaatATAATAGAGAGGGTGTATCGTTTATCTGTTTCTCATTTAATAGTAATTGAGTGGAATGAGTATAGTTTCTCTAACAAATAGAAGTTGAAAatgtgtattttaaaattagaagtGATATGTATAACATAAAATAGGTAAAACTTTTAGTGGAATTAAACTATACACTAGACATATAGTACATATGGACCATCCCATACGCACATggatttcttaaataaaacaCTATATTTAAgcttatattatttaataaagttaaataagttagtattttttataaacttttaaaattttatttttagtctttataaaagaATTCCCAACTTTTTAGTCtctgaattttaattttcattttaattcctattttgaaaaacttttgtAAAACTTTGATACTTTAAGTCCATCACAATAGTTtccatcaaattaaaatatgaaataaaagtaaataagtttttttaaggactaaatttgaaatttcataattttgtaAGGAGTCAAAATATGTTTAACCTTATTTGATATACAACAAAGTGTATAAATTTAAGTGATTAATGAGATTCAGTTAAAAACGAATTGTTTGAGTGAATCTAAATTCAAattctaattaaaataatctttaGTCAAACTCTACTTATATCTCTTGGTCAAACTCTAAGTAACCATATCTCCCCATTTAACCAAGGGTCAAGAGAAGAAAAAGTATTATTTCACTTAATGTCTTTTTGGACCTCTAACTTTTTGCCTATATCTGTTGATAAACTTAGGGCAAATTTGCATGGATGGCCAAATACCTATACATTTACAAAAGCAATGGGAGAGATGcttatatcaaatataaaagatatacctTCGATTATTATACGTCCAACTATCGTAACCAGTACTCACTTTGAACCATTTCCAGGTTGGGTCGATGATGTGAGGTATTTAAAAAACTTATCTATCACTGTcctctttttaaattattattttgattgttatCTGATGTAAAGTATAGACTATCGTTGTACAATTATTATGGAATGAATACCTTATTTTGTcgcttaaataaaactcaattaAACATTGTTTTGATCTTTTAACCTTTATGTTGTGCAACATTgtatatttagattttttaaactTTAGGTATAAATGTTTCTATAATTtaaagttaataaattaattacatgCCAATTGGCATGTAGTTATTCACTAATAATTTgaacacaaatattttttaaacacaaaCTAAGAAAGTATGAAGTGTCAAAATAAGATAGTCATCTCAATAAAGTTGGTACGACTAACTTAAACTGACaaacttcataaaaaaatttaataaaaagagaACAAAATCATACAAACCAAATCAAAACTAGGAGAACAAAgcaaaatcattaattaaacaGAAAAAAATGTAATACAAATTTATGTCGAGATTCAAATCAAAGCTTGTTACCAATATCTTGACAATTATAGTAAATGATCCTAACTAATTAGATTTTTCTAAACCAATCCAAGAATGAGTATTATATAATTGTAGTGCAACCATTTGTTTcttcaactttttcttttttggtttaaaaaatatctataaaaaattatcattaacaATTGATTTTACACCTGTCTGCAAATACTATTTGGATGCCTTTGTTTCCTAGTGTACCTCCCAAAGGATAACTTATGCAAAGAAACATCTTCCAAATTGATCCTTacctaaattttttataagatcATGCACCAATACTTTCTACACAATTTGTTCCTCAAAGACAATATCGTCTATTggataaattttgatcaaatcttcttcaaatcttgaccatatattATTTTCTAGATTTTGTTTAACTAACTTATGTCGGCTAAGACaaaattttctttcttctttcccaTGTAACCTTTCTTAATCAAGAAGTTTGCTTCTTAAGTTAATCCTAATTCATTCTAAACTCATCATAACACTTAATGATCGATTATAAATGAATTCTAACGTGTTTAAGTGAAAATCGAGCTATTACAACACAATTTAAGACATAATAAATGTAGGCaaaatagtatttgaaatattaatgtTTCCACAAAATATTGATGTTTTCGTGGGTAATGTTTCCACAAAATTTCGATGAATTTacccacaaaaataatatttgaaatattaatcaatttacccACGACATATTTGTGGGTAATGGTTGTGCAgtcagaaaattaaatatttatttttaatatattttttgttttcatacaactgtttatattaataataaatttctccattatattgaaaataaaagatAACAATAAAagtttatcatattaaaatttcattgtGTTAAAGCAAAATGTAGTGTTATCGAAATACAAAATGACACTACTACAACTCTCAAAAGATGTAGTCACAAAATGACACCATAAATTATTACAAGCATAAGCAAAAGATGTGGTCATAACAGTATATAGATAATATCACCACAAGTCTAAGCAAAAGATGTAGTCTTAACCACAAAACTAAATAATTGacctatatataaaaataatttattttaaaataattgacctTTTAATCTCCAAGacacttattttttattgtaccatttaattaaaactatttaCATAATTTTCAATGCAATAACTTTTACTATGgatttattatattgataatttacAAATACATAACAATGATAATTTGGTAAAAATAGTATTCTTTGTCTttcatttatacatttttttaatatatgtaaaatgaTCAAATGACTCAATTGCTTTAGGACTGAAGGagtaattaatatgtttttttagtgTAAACTTTATATGATGTCaatcaaatattattgttagattagtaaatttttgttattttataaactcaaaaaaatatattgattttaatagtAACTACTTTGAAGTCATATAAAAGACacgattaaatatatttttacttcttaattttaaaattttaacatatcAATTTTAGcctctataaaataaataaaaaattaattttttagtctctatagAATTATTATGCACGTAGTTTTAGTCCTCACTGAAATGTCAACATATAATTTTGATTCACTTTTTTACaaacataattatattattagaaAAAGTTCCTCCACAAAAAATTAGCACAAAACTTGATAATTGGATCCTTATTTGTTACTTTTAACTTgagattatatatttaaataaaatatatatttaatttatcctaattgaaaaaattctaaatttttgtggagaaactttttataatgttctgaatatacttataaaaaatcattcaaaagttTTAATGTTGAAAGACAACTAAATATGTTTCAATTTAGCACTGAGTAAAATTATttgtgttagataatattatctttgttaacAATTTGCTGTATAATTTTGTATGGACTAAAAGTtgtatttctattttataaagactaaaagttatatttttattttataaggactaaaattgaaaagatgaaattttatagacactaaaaatatattttatgattttttttacactAAAAAAGTCACGATGCATCAAATAATTAGGCACCACGTAAAAATCAAATTTGGGAATAAAGtggtatttatttaattgttttgcaaGGAAGAAGCGGTAAGTTTTATATGAAATTACCATTAATTTATAggaattcttataaaattttgttattgCAGAACTCTTAACTACTTTATTGATGGGTACGGTAAGGGAATAATAAAGAGCTTTGTTGGTGTTCCGGAGACTGTATTAGATATTGTGAGTTTAATCCCTTAAATTATTCTATATtgcacttttttattatttagtttctataatttataaatgttatggatttaaatttaaaactaaggaACCCAAATTAATTCTTGTAGATACCCGTGGATATGGTGGTAAATTCCATGATAGTAGCCATGGTGGCTCGTTCTAAGAATCTTTGCACGAATTTGATCTACAATATTAGTTCTTCAGTGAGAAATCCAATCAACATTTCTGATTTTCTAGATAACATGTATTGCTATTTTACAAAAAATCcatggataaataaaaatggaaaacCGGTACTTATTGCAAAAAAGATGGCATTATTCTCTACAAGTATGGATGCGTTTGACCCAAACAAGGTATTTGTTCATAAATCTCGTGTTAATTTTGCCCCTTTATGTTATGATTGTTTACTTTTTATTGGCTACACTTTTTTAGGGATCAAAGATGGAGTCAGCAATAGAACTCTTTAGACCTTACACTATCTTTGAGGGCATGTACGTACCATATACTCCATCCCTCCCTAATATTTGATCCTTTTAGTTTTTGGtattcatattaattaaaaaataataaatttaatggaTATTGTATCACACTAATATATGTCAATTTGGTACAATTTTGTGAACACAGCTTTGACGATCAGAATGTAGAAAATTTACGAATTGTAGCAAAGAGAGTTATAGATGAGGGATTTGACTTTGATCCTAGAAATATTAACTGGAAGAACTACATGATGAATGCCTATCTTCCAGGTGTAATGAAGATGTAATATGGAGCAAGAGTATGCTTTTATGCACATCAGCTTTTCATACGCAATTTTAATTATCTATCTAAACTGTCATGTTACAATAAAATGATATTCAATAAATGTAATAATATGAAACTATTGTATCCGAGTCAAAAACATTTCATGAAACTgttgtatttgtatttaatattgaaatattctttttttataaataatttataatggcGAAACTCACATATAATAAgtgtggaaaaaaaaaagggcTACCACAAATTCGAATAAGCACCcaatcatattaaatataattgcaACCTCTTACCATCTTAGGTTCAATTTAGGAAATATATTGAAATCTAGTCCATTGTTGACTTGAATTCTTAGCCGAAAAGTCGAAGATGATGGCTCTGCAGTGGCAAAGTTGACTGAAGCTCCTCATTTGAGGTGGTATACCTGCACATACTCCAACAATCAAATCAATTTGTATCTTAGAGTTAGAGGCTTTAGTTTAAAATAGTGTGTACATTTTCACTTTATTAGAGATCCTTTTGTAGGACAATCCTTGTAGTTTCTAGATGAAATTTGTTAGGTTTCCAAATGGATGATTCATGATTTTTGGGTCATCATCTAATTCGAGAATAATGGGATGGGTCACTAACGACTAACCTAAGGTGATGTTTAAGTTCCTCTTTTCTTCCGCGTGGGTCTCCTATGGGGCATTTTGAATGCCCTATGTAAACTCGTGACCTCTAGGTCACACTTCTCAAGGATATTTTCAACCGTTGAATGAAAGTTGTGCTCTTGATTTGACTCAATAATCAAAGGGaaaattgaaattttccttTCTTGTTCTCACAATCGTCTTTTCTATGACTTCCATTTTCTCTCCAACTCTTTGTGCTCATTCACCATACTTTCCGTCGATTCTTCAAAGTTTTGATCAAGTTTTGTATGTACTTCTCAGACAATCTTTTTGCCTCTAATGTTTTGATTCATTTTCTCCACTCATTCTGCATTTCATGGCATTATCATGGTGGTGCATGTAGAGAGTAGGTGCAAGTTTTGCCCCTTAAACCCTATGAATGGTAAAATTCTACAGTAAGATCCAAGCTAATCTTGCATGTGAGTTTCTTATCAAATCCATCATTTTTCTTATTGTATTTCTTGAATATCATCGGGCAAGAGATGTTATTTGTACTTCATTCCCCCTTCACTAACGGGGTCGAATGGTGAATTTGAATATTGTAATTACTTTTCCTTGCTTTGATTTGAACAAGCTCTGTAATAGTTAACAAGAAAACGGCTAGTCCAATACTCCTATCTTCCCTCCTAAGTTAGGGAGTTGGAATGGATCACAAATGAGATTCTTGTAACAATGTTTGTGTATTCTTGTTATGGAGGATTCGACATTTCATAAGTTTTTAGGGATGTGGGTCCCTGAATTGATTTGATGGTTGATAGAATGTCAAAAGATATGAGGGTTTCAACGAGTTCAACCATTGTTCTATTTCTATGTACGAAGCCATTTTCTGGGAGCATCAGACTTCGACTCCCTTTCAACAATTTTGAAACCTACATCCTATGTCACCTTGACCTATTTCCCTCCTAACTTCATTTGAACCGTTGGGCTTAAATCCATGCCTTTCAAATTGTTTGCCAATATCATAAATTGAGCCTTTCGATTcccttattttttaatatcttcGAACTCCTATGGCATAACGAGAATTCACAGAGAAAACAAGGCTTTGTCTCCTCCAAACAAGAGAAAAAGTGTTTTGAAGCATTCAATTACTCCTTTAAAGGCTTCAAGAGTAGATGCTATTGCATGGCACCCAAGTCGTGAGAAGCCCATATTCAAGATCAACCAAATTCATAACAATGATGGTCCTACTTTGGATGACGATGGAGAGCTACAATCATATGTGAAGGTTGTTTCTCAAAGTTGTGGATGGACCACCACTTCTTAAAAAGGCAGAGTGAATTAACCTTTAAAGTGAGTGATCTTAATGATGTGAGAAATACAGTTTTCGTTAAGTAGTAAAAATATCTAATTCACATATACTAAAACTTTTTagtatcaattaattataatagacaaaatttattaattcaaataagAGATGTAACAATGAAACAATAATAAATTGAGTTGCAAATTAGGTTGTTATAATTAGGAGAAAGCTTCTAGGATTGGTGTTCACCACAATGATAGTTTATATTCAAATTGACTAATATTTGATTCACATTGAACAACTTTTGAAGGCAAATTAATCCTTGTATAGTAGTTGATGTTCTCTTCCGAGAAAAACTGTTCTCAATTAACTCAATTCCTACTCTTGTggtaattgaaattaaattaaattgaaaaaattacaaaatagatTTCAGATACCGAAACATGGTCATCCTAGCTAACAAACCTTGATGGTGTTTCATAAAAGCACTAAGGAAAGTAAGGCGGACCACAAAACATGGTTGTGCCAACTAACAAACCTTGATGGTGTTTCATAAAagcactaatttttttttgtaaaagaacgtactgcaatttactaaaatattatttatttatttataaatttaatcttCCAATTGTTAGATAGATGTTCATTTACactctaaataaattaaattctatttaGGTGAAATTCAAGAGAAAAAAGGttgaataaaattaactacGATTCAATTATTTTCTAGCGAAAGAAAATTCACTtccacatttttatttaaagttaacgatgaaaagtaaataactttaataccacaatgtttttattaatacaaaacattatttttaagtaaaagtctcaaTTCCCCACGCACATGCAccaaaaaaatatcattcatgcaactctttgagattattagtacctaaatgttggtgtaagagTTTAGTTCACCCCACtgcaaaaattaaacaaaataataagttaatagccataaaatataaagataacacATTTTTGTactaaaagatttaaagaaattgatttttgaataaTTCACAAAGATGTATCAAGTCATAAAATGTACCTAAATAATTCAAGTAGCAACTCACTAGAACa
It contains:
- the LOC101490121 gene encoding fatty acyl-CoA reductase 8-like, with protein sequence MELGDIPKYFAGKTILATGATGFLGKVFVEKILRVQPNIKKLYLLVRSSNTHLATQRLHFEVFKKDLFRLQRDEKGENFGTFISEKVVVVVGDVSLEMLGVKDAKMREDMLKEINIIVHSAATTRFDERFDIAMATNTMGAFNVLSFAKNCLKLEILLHVSTAYVYGQMKGLISEKPFFMGQTLKGSSTLDIELEKKLIEKKLSELEAQKADGHTIKMVMKKFGIERANLHGWPNTYTFTKAMGEMLISNIKDIPSIIIRPTIVTSTHFEPFPGWVDDVRTLNYFIDGYGKGIIKSFVGVPETVLDIIPVDMVVNSMIVAMVARSKNLCTNLIYNISSSVRNPINISDFLDNMYCYFTKNPWINKNGKPVLIAKKMALFSTSMDAFDPNKGSKMESAIELFRPYTIFEGIFDDQNVENLRIVAKRVIDEGFDFDPRNINWKNYMMNAYLPGVMKM